The following proteins are co-located in the Xanthocytophaga agilis genome:
- a CDS encoding glycosyltransferase has product MNKKILFLPDAGPNNPFQYQLIDFLKKDGLQVAKAPSGRFLATWKAIRIHKPDVVYYDWIQSFILGKTLLITLLKCFLFWFEIQYLIHIRKTPILHTLHNMRNHAGRWTKIEHVIYRYFLRRCSRIRVYSDSTRLKASRFFKIPLDKIYVIQDVPYHHYYPNTATRKEGRTNLNFSDTAFIYLFLGMVKPYKGLEELIKAFKELEGEDTYLVIAGKGDSVLYEKSIEQQIDSHPRIVFHNAFIAIDQVQYYMNAANVVVLPFKNIEHSGSVDLALSFGKPVITKETIFLQRLLHHQQELFFRKGGKSLLKTLQKAQQIDIAKVGQKNYQVAEQSNYKDLLKFFRV; this is encoded by the coding sequence ATGAACAAAAAGATACTTTTTCTTCCAGACGCCGGGCCAAATAATCCCTTTCAGTATCAACTCATCGACTTTTTAAAGAAAGATGGCTTACAAGTTGCCAAAGCGCCTTCCGGGCGTTTTCTGGCTACTTGGAAGGCTATCCGTATTCATAAACCAGATGTTGTTTACTATGACTGGATACAAAGTTTTATTCTGGGCAAAACACTGCTTATTACACTACTGAAATGTTTCCTATTCTGGTTTGAAATTCAATACCTTATTCATATACGAAAAACACCAATTCTCCACACTCTACATAACATGCGTAATCATGCAGGGAGATGGACAAAGATAGAGCATGTTATATATAGATATTTTTTGCGTCGGTGTTCCAGAATCAGAGTATATTCTGATTCTACCCGTCTGAAAGCATCACGATTTTTCAAGATTCCGCTGGATAAGATATATGTCATTCAGGATGTTCCTTATCATCACTACTATCCCAATACAGCTACTCGGAAAGAAGGACGTACTAATTTAAATTTTAGCGATACAGCCTTCATTTATCTCTTTCTGGGGATGGTAAAACCGTATAAAGGACTGGAAGAATTAATCAAAGCATTCAAAGAGTTGGAAGGAGAAGATACCTATCTGGTTATTGCAGGAAAGGGAGATTCAGTTTTATATGAAAAAAGTATTGAGCAACAAATTGACAGTCACCCACGCATTGTATTTCATAATGCATTTATTGCCATTGACCAGGTACAATACTATATGAATGCGGCCAATGTGGTAGTGTTACCTTTCAAAAATATTGAACACTCGGGATCTGTTGATCTGGCCCTTTCGTTTGGTAAACCAGTCATTACCAAAGAAACTATATTTCTACAAAGGCTATTGCACCATCAGCAGGAACTGTTTTTCAGAAAAGGTGGAAAAAGTCTGTTGAAAACCTTACAAAAAGCGCAACAAATCGATATAGCAAAGGTTGGACAAAAAAATTATCAGGTAGCAGAACAATCTAATTACAAAGACCTTCTGAAGTTTTTCCGCGTATAA
- a CDS encoding nucleotide-diphospho-sugar transferase — MKTPVLLMIFNRPETTAQVFEAIRRAKPRQLFIAADGPRPDKEGERELCQKTRKIATQVDWDCEVQTLFREDNLGCGVGPAENITWFFKHVEQGIILEDDCLPNPSFFSFCEILLDYYADNLTIGQIGGYTCLPHQAITNGSYYFSKYFLIWGWATWKNRWQEYSFTIKDADAIVKQNIIEKKSASQAEKAFWHRKLEMLKGGKRKDIWDYQWMFANWYLNRISIFPTVNLVSNIGFTADATHTTQVNKQIAYLPTQSMEHITHPFTITEDKKADYFTFHKSGFFFLPTWKDKLRWTLKKILPAKAKNALKQVTK, encoded by the coding sequence TTGAAAACGCCTGTATTATTAATGATATTCAACCGTCCGGAAACAACAGCTCAGGTTTTTGAAGCTATCCGGAGAGCAAAGCCCAGGCAACTGTTCATAGCTGCTGACGGCCCTCGACCTGATAAAGAGGGTGAAAGGGAATTATGCCAAAAAACACGGAAAATAGCAACCCAGGTAGATTGGGATTGTGAAGTACAAACTTTGTTCAGAGAGGATAATTTGGGTTGTGGTGTTGGTCCAGCAGAAAACATAACATGGTTTTTTAAGCATGTAGAACAAGGCATCATACTGGAAGATGATTGTTTACCAAATCCAAGCTTCTTTTCTTTTTGTGAAATCCTTCTGGATTATTACGCTGACAACCTTACAATAGGGCAAATAGGAGGGTATACATGCCTGCCTCATCAGGCAATAACAAATGGATCTTACTATTTCTCTAAATACTTTCTTATCTGGGGATGGGCAACATGGAAAAATCGCTGGCAGGAATATAGCTTTACAATCAAGGATGCGGATGCGATTGTAAAGCAAAACATTATTGAAAAGAAAAGCGCATCTCAGGCAGAGAAAGCCTTCTGGCACCGAAAACTGGAGATGTTAAAAGGTGGAAAACGAAAAGATATCTGGGACTATCAATGGATGTTTGCCAATTGGTATTTGAACAGAATTTCCATATTTCCTACTGTAAATCTGGTGTCTAACATAGGATTTACAGCTGATGCAACCCATACGACACAGGTTAATAAACAAATTGCCTATCTTCCTACTCAATCAATGGAACATATCACACATCCATTTACGATTACAGAAGATAAAAAAGCTGATTATTTCACTTTTCATAAATCTGGTTTCTTCTTCCTTCCAACCTGGAAAGACAAATTACGTTGGACACTAAAAAAGATATTGCCTGCAAAGGCGAAAAACGCATTAAAACAAGTGACTAAATGA
- a CDS encoding glycosyltransferase: MTQIQKILISVVIATHNRDFYLDKAIYSLSIQTLAKESYEVIIIDNASTDKTKEIAEKHLTSNSLNLHYVYSSEPSANKARNIGWQKAQGKYVVFMDDDAIAVQEWLERIVSGFQNVSPSPGIIGGKVVPIWEKEPPDWLHPKLYGALSLIDYSPEKTFLDKKLPFSVNMSFQKTLLAQYGGFDIALGRKGDKLLSGDETAIAIRIRNAGYKVYYDPAIEVGHHIPSGRLNQSWFTKRYYWGGYSDALMWRILEKPTPLQWVKQLGTYIYGFLRNPSHIFYIRKETYNPEVFWFKCIVYARIGYIRGLFDSSKNS; this comes from the coding sequence TTGACACAAATACAGAAAATACTAATTTCAGTTGTTATCGCAACCCATAATCGAGATTTTTATCTTGACAAAGCTATTTATAGCCTATCTATTCAAACATTAGCAAAGGAAAGTTATGAAGTAATTATTATTGATAATGCTTCTACAGATAAAACAAAAGAAATTGCTGAAAAACATCTTACCAGCAATAGTCTAAATCTGCATTATGTCTATAGTTCAGAACCAAGTGCAAACAAAGCCCGTAATATAGGCTGGCAAAAAGCTCAGGGAAAGTACGTAGTATTTATGGATGATGATGCAATAGCTGTACAGGAATGGCTTGAAAGAATAGTTTCTGGCTTTCAGAATGTCTCTCCCTCTCCAGGCATTATAGGTGGTAAGGTTGTTCCTATCTGGGAAAAGGAACCACCAGACTGGTTACACCCCAAATTATATGGAGCATTGTCTTTAATTGACTACAGCCCAGAGAAAACTTTCCTTGATAAAAAGCTCCCTTTTAGTGTTAATATGAGTTTCCAAAAAACGTTACTTGCACAATATGGCGGATTTGATATAGCACTAGGTCGTAAAGGAGATAAATTGCTTTCTGGTGATGAAACAGCAATAGCTATCAGAATACGTAATGCCGGCTATAAGGTTTACTATGACCCTGCTATTGAAGTAGGTCATCATATACCCAGTGGCCGACTTAACCAATCATGGTTTACCAAACGATATTACTGGGGTGGCTACTCAGATGCTCTTATGTGGAGAATACTGGAAAAACCAACACCCCTTCAATGGGTAAAACAATTGGGTACATATATCTATGGTTTCCTACGTAATCCATCCCATATTTTTTATATAAGAAAAGAAACATACAACCCGGAAGTATTTTGGTTCAAATGTATAGTATATGCACGGATAGGCTATATTCGCGGATTGTTTGACTCCAGTAAAAACTCATAG
- a CDS encoding acyltransferase, with product MITSFKIFLVAFWNYLLNRWIMFIPFHSIRMFFIRRVLLKVGKKSNALMGLEIRKGKNISIGDHCVINRNVLLDGRGGRLTIGNNVDIAQETNIWTLEHDVHDDYHRDKGGSVTIEDYVWIASRVTILPGITIGKGAVVASGSIVTKDVPAMSIVGGIPAKVIGQRNSKLLYQLHHQPWFQ from the coding sequence ATGATCACATCATTCAAAATATTTCTTGTTGCATTCTGGAATTACTTGCTCAATAGATGGATTATGTTTATTCCTTTTCATAGTATACGAATGTTCTTTATCCGACGTGTGCTTTTGAAAGTAGGCAAGAAAAGTAACGCACTAATGGGGTTGGAAATTCGTAAAGGGAAAAATATCTCTATTGGTGATCATTGTGTGATTAACAGGAATGTACTCCTGGATGGCAGAGGAGGACGACTTACTATTGGCAACAATGTAGATATTGCACAGGAAACCAATATCTGGACACTGGAGCATGATGTACATGATGATTATCATCGGGATAAAGGTGGATCTGTGACCATTGAAGATTATGTATGGATTGCCTCACGTGTCACCATTCTACCTGGAATTACTATTGGCAAAGGGGCAGTTGTAGCGTCAGGAAGTATAGTCACAAAAGATGTCCCAGCTATGAGTATTGTAGGGGGTATACCAGCCAAGGTTATTGGGCAACGTAACAGCAAATTATTGTATCAATTGCATCACCAACCCTGGTTTCAATAA